Proteins from one Acidimicrobiia bacterium genomic window:
- a CDS encoding NAD(P)-dependent oxidoreductase codes for MAALTYRWRNDWYLPTPAKEVRMQVGFVGLGAMGLPMARHLVEAGHEVAVASRSRGPIAEAVSFGAVDGGDARAVVAASELTILCVPSSPDVVSVLDVALPALRSGKLVVDTSTIDPEVERAQHDRVGATGARYLEAPLSGGTVGAQKGQLTLMVGGDADVLAVARPVLDAFAGLIVHVGGPGMGQVVKLCNNLIYAAQMLATAEATVLATKAGVDLSELYEVLTHATGDCVAVRTRLPAEGVVPDSPASNGWAPGFMTDLMAKDLDLAVGYAATQRSPLFTAGLVRQILGAASVSGYGREDFSSLAKVLRVLAGV; via the coding sequence CTGGCGGCGCTCACCTACCGTTGGAGGAACGACTGGTACCTTCCCACGCCGGCCAAGGAGGTCAGGATGCAGGTCGGTTTCGTCGGATTGGGCGCCATGGGCCTGCCGATGGCGCGCCACCTGGTCGAGGCGGGACACGAGGTGGCCGTCGCCTCCCGGAGCCGCGGCCCGATCGCCGAGGCGGTGTCGTTCGGCGCCGTCGACGGCGGCGACGCCCGCGCCGTCGTGGCGGCGAGTGAGCTGACGATCCTCTGCGTCCCGAGCTCGCCGGACGTGGTTAGCGTGCTGGACGTCGCCCTGCCCGCGCTGCGTTCCGGCAAGCTCGTCGTCGACACCTCGACGATCGACCCTGAGGTCGAGCGCGCCCAGCACGATCGCGTCGGCGCGACCGGCGCCCGGTACCTCGAGGCGCCGTTGTCGGGCGGCACCGTCGGCGCGCAGAAGGGGCAGCTGACCCTCATGGTCGGGGGTGACGCCGACGTCCTCGCGGTCGCCCGTCCCGTGCTCGACGCCTTCGCCGGGTTGATCGTGCACGTCGGCGGTCCGGGCATGGGCCAGGTCGTGAAGCTCTGCAACAACCTGATCTACGCCGCCCAGATGCTCGCCACCGCCGAGGCGACGGTCCTGGCCACCAAGGCCGGGGTCGACCTCTCGGAGCTCTACGAGGTGCTGACGCACGCGACCGGCGACTGCGTCGCCGTCCGCACCCGGCTCCCCGCCGAGGGCGTGGTGCCCGACAGCCCGGCGTCGAACGGCTGGGCGCCCGGGTTCATGACCGACCTGATGGCGAAGGATCTCGACCTGGCGGTCGGGTACGCGGCAACGCAGCGCTCGCCGCTGTTCACGGCCGGCCTCGTGCGGCAGATCCTCGGGGCCGCCAGCGTGTCCGGCTACGGCCGCGAGGACTTCTCGTCCCTGGCCAAGGTCCTGCGCGTCCTCGCCGGCGTGTGA
- a CDS encoding FGGY family carbohydrate kinase has product MSVLTLDLGTSTTKAALWSGDELVGLVRVPIPTRHPAPRRAEQDPRDWWRAVVEACAALQAATPDGYARVRAVGCSAARETFAGFDRQLEPVSPGILWSDTRAGDELKTLGDPARFRERTGVILSAGCAAAKVAWVRRHEPRWFEEAAWLLAPRDFVVARLTGQPHSEPTLASRTGFYTLDGSFLGDAALGRRLPPLIPSVQSTPIARPDQLGLPAGSVAILGAGDRACEAVGVGASVRAPMVSWGTTVNVSVPTPGPVATLPHRAQVSRGVGDGFLLEAGLSAAGAALEWLGSLTGSTGASLVHAAAAVAPGADGLLAFPWLQGARAPWWQPAVYGAFIGLTSAHGPAELARALIEGVAFDTARSVEQLAPDAHALQLAGAGATEALWRSILAAVARRSVVSRRHSDAASVGARLIVGQARAEPMDLDRLNPVIAVEAPSAELVQAYQPVRRSADAVASRLLANDA; this is encoded by the coding sequence GTGAGCGTCCTCACCCTCGATCTCGGGACGAGCACGACGAAAGCCGCGCTCTGGTCGGGTGACGAGCTCGTGGGCCTGGTCCGAGTGCCGATCCCGACCCGGCACCCGGCGCCGCGGCGCGCGGAGCAGGACCCCCGGGACTGGTGGCGCGCGGTCGTCGAGGCCTGCGCGGCGCTGCAAGCGGCGACGCCGGACGGATACGCCCGGGTGCGCGCCGTCGGGTGCTCGGCGGCTCGCGAGACCTTCGCCGGCTTCGACCGCCAGCTCGAGCCCGTGAGCCCGGGCATCCTCTGGTCCGACACCCGAGCCGGCGACGAGCTCAAGACGCTCGGCGATCCCGCCCGGTTCCGGGAGCGGACCGGTGTCATCCTCAGCGCGGGCTGCGCCGCGGCCAAGGTGGCGTGGGTTCGCCGCCACGAGCCGCGCTGGTTCGAGGAGGCGGCCTGGCTGCTCGCGCCGCGCGACTTCGTGGTGGCGCGTCTCACCGGTCAGCCGCACAGCGAACCCACCTTGGCCTCGAGGACGGGCTTCTACACCCTCGACGGCTCGTTCCTCGGTGACGCCGCGCTCGGGCGTCGGCTGCCGCCGCTCATCCCATCGGTGCAGTCGACGCCGATCGCGAGACCGGATCAGCTGGGCCTGCCCGCGGGCAGCGTCGCCATCCTCGGCGCCGGCGACCGCGCGTGCGAGGCCGTCGGCGTGGGTGCCTCCGTGCGCGCTCCCATGGTGTCGTGGGGGACGACGGTCAACGTCTCGGTCCCGACGCCGGGACCGGTCGCGACCCTCCCGCACCGGGCCCAGGTCTCACGCGGGGTCGGGGACGGCTTCCTGCTCGAAGCGGGTCTTTCGGCCGCCGGCGCGGCCCTCGAGTGGCTGGGATCCCTGACCGGCTCGACCGGTGCGTCGCTCGTGCACGCAGCCGCCGCGGTGGCGCCGGGCGCGGATGGTTTGCTGGCGTTCCCCTGGCTCCAGGGCGCGCGTGCGCCGTGGTGGCAGCCCGCCGTGTACGGCGCCTTCATCGGGTTGACGAGCGCCCACGGGCCGGCGGAGCTGGCGCGGGCGCTGATCGAGGGGGTGGCCTTCGACACCGCCCGGTCGGTCGAGCAGCTCGCGCCCGACGCGCACGCCCTGCAGCTCGCGGGTGCGGGGGCGACGGAGGCTCTGTGGCGCTCGATCCTGGCCGCGGTCGCGCGCCGCTCGGTCGTGAGCCGGCGGCACTCGGACGCGGCGTCCGTCGGCGCCCGGCTGATCGTCGGGCAGGCCCGCGCCGAGCCGATGGATCTCGACCGCCTGAATCCCGTGATCGCGGTCGAGGCGCCGAGCGCGGAGCTCGTTCAGGCGTATCAGCCCGTTCGCCGGTCCGCCGACGCGGTCGCGTCCCGGCTGCTGGCGAACGACGCGTGA
- a CDS encoding TMEM165/GDT1 family protein, translated as MDLGIAVAVFPIIFIGELPDKTMFASLVLASRGRPRLVWVGAAAAFLVHVAIATTIGAGLFAVVSHRVLDWIVTALFVGGAVYAFLEGARDETSLVAREAASHRQIVVTAFLVIFLAEWGDLTQILTANLAAHYHSPLSVGVGALAALWCVAALAVASGQTLLRFFPVTTVRRITGVVLLVLAGVAAWSAVG; from the coding sequence ATGGATCTTGGGATCGCCGTCGCGGTCTTCCCGATCATCTTTATCGGCGAGCTCCCGGACAAGACGATGTTCGCGTCGCTGGTGCTGGCGTCACGAGGCCGTCCGCGCCTGGTCTGGGTCGGTGCCGCGGCGGCGTTCCTCGTGCACGTCGCGATCGCGACGACGATCGGCGCGGGCCTCTTCGCCGTGGTGTCACATCGGGTGCTCGACTGGATCGTGACCGCGCTCTTCGTGGGCGGAGCGGTGTACGCGTTCCTCGAGGGGGCTCGAGACGAGACGAGCCTCGTCGCGCGTGAGGCCGCGTCACACCGGCAGATCGTGGTGACGGCGTTCCTCGTCATCTTCCTGGCTGAGTGGGGGGACCTCACCCAGATCCTGACCGCCAACCTGGCTGCTCACTACCACTCGCCCCTGAGCGTGGGCGTCGGTGCCCTGGCGGCTCTCTGGTGTGTGGCGGCGCTCGCGGTCGCCAGCGGCCAGACGCTGCTCCGGTTCTTCCCGGTGACGACGGTGCGCAGGATCACGGGTGTGGTGCTCCTCGTGCTCGCCGGTGTGGCGGCCTGGTCGGCGGTGGGGTGA
- a CDS encoding DUF4234 domain-containing protein: MSTPPPTAQTGGTGAIGEMRRPLTVVLLTIVTLGIYGLWWYYRNFEDMKQYSGEGVGGLLGLLFAIFCGIIAAFLLPAEVGNLYEREGKEKPCSWLTAFWNLIPIAGGIIYVYKVQNRINDFWASKGGHWAGSGNG, encoded by the coding sequence ATGAGCACACCTCCTCCTACAGCCCAAACTGGCGGCACCGGGGCCATCGGCGAGATGCGCAGGCCGTTGACGGTGGTCCTGCTGACCATCGTTACCCTCGGGATCTACGGCTTGTGGTGGTACTACCGGAATTTCGAGGACATGAAGCAGTACAGCGGCGAAGGGGTCGGCGGCCTCCTCGGGCTGCTGTTCGCCATCTTCTGCGGCATCATCGCGGCCTTCTTACTGCCCGCAGAGGTCGGGAACCTCTATGAACGCGAGGGCAAGGAGAAGCCCTGCAGCTGGCTGACTGCGTTCTGGAACCTCATCCCGATCGCCGGTGGGATCATCTACGTCTACAAGGTGCAGAACCGGATCAATGACTTCTGGGCGTCAAAGGGTGGCCACTGGGCCGGCTCGGGTAACGGTTAG
- a CDS encoding YdcF family protein, whose amino-acid sequence MRSLRIRSRRLRILATISAVLVVALIVASSRLFVWPASDQPSRADAILVLGGDGPRLDRGLALAKQRYAPVLLVSQRDREYVPSGCAPRISGVELICFQPNPISTQGEARYVARLAAKRHWRRIIAVTSTPQDTRARLRLKRCYRGQVLVVTVHPSFFGWARDILYEWGGLMKALVWQTSC is encoded by the coding sequence GTGCGTTCGCTACGCATTCGCTCGCGACGGCTACGTATTCTCGCAACGATCTCGGCGGTTCTCGTCGTCGCGTTGATCGTGGCCAGTTCTCGTCTGTTCGTCTGGCCCGCCAGCGACCAGCCATCACGGGCCGACGCCATCCTGGTCTTGGGTGGCGACGGGCCTCGCCTTGACAGGGGTCTGGCGCTTGCGAAGCAGCGGTATGCGCCTGTTCTCCTGGTGTCCCAACGTGACCGTGAGTACGTCCCCTCTGGATGCGCTCCGCGGATCAGCGGCGTCGAACTGATCTGCTTCCAGCCGAACCCCATCAGCACGCAAGGTGAGGCCCGGTATGTAGCCCGACTTGCGGCCAAGCGTCACTGGCGGCGCATCATCGCCGTCACGTCCACGCCCCAAGACACCCGAGCCCGACTACGGCTGAAGCGTTGCTATCGCGGACAGGTCCTGGTGGTGACCGTCCATCCGTCGTTCTTCGGTTGGGCACGCGACATCCTCTACGAGTGGGGAGGCTTGATGAAGGCGCTCGTCTGGCAGACCAGCTGCTGA